The following coding sequences lie in one Xiphophorus maculatus strain JP 163 A chromosome 4, X_maculatus-5.0-male, whole genome shotgun sequence genomic window:
- the LOC102238346 gene encoding gastrula zinc finger protein XlCGF7.1-like isoform X1, with product MESRDQNRDQNQDQDQDQDQDQDQDQDRDQNQDQDQDQDQDRDQNQDQDQLSCSPFRWKKQKRKGKARSKGHRCLLCSKTFQSAERLKAHQIVHSEERPHICSDCGASFKVLNSLKLHQRIHTGEKPYGCVECGASFSVSSSLKKHQRLHTGEKPYKCDECGKCFAESSALTVHRRTHTGEKPYQCDVCGKGFKTLSEVKQHRIHHTGEKPFWCHQCDKRFVTKQALQTHQVIHSDLKPFICGECGEAFKLAVSLRRHQRVHAGYQCDACGEIFATALIRANHKRSHKWLDVLQRNWRLRKLQMMSAGHGVVPGQTGPPRDLAVKRDWTES from the exons ATGGAGAGTCGGGACCAGAACCgcgaccagaaccaggaccaggaccaggaccaggaccaagaccaggaccaggaccaggaccgcgaccagaaccaggaccaagaccaggaccaggaccaggaccgcgaccagaaccaggaccaagACCAGCTCTCCTGCTCTCCTTTTAGGTGGAAGAAG CAGAAACGTAAAGGGAAAGCGAGGTCAAAGGGTCACCGCTGTCTGCTGTGTAGTAAAACCTTCCAGTCAGCTGAGAGGCTGAAGGCCCACCAGATCGTCCACAGTGAGGAGAGACCACACATCTGCAGCGACTGCGGCGCCTCCTTCAAGGTGTTGAACTCCCTGAAGCTCCATCAGCGGATTCACACCGGAGAAAAACCGTACGGCTGTGTGGAGTGCGGAGCGTCCTTCTCCGTGTCCAGCAGTCTGAAGAAACACCAGCGGCTGCACACGGGAGAGAAACCCTACAAGTGTGACGAGTGTGGGAAGTGTTTCGCTGAGTCCAGCGCCTTGACGGTCCACAGACGCACACACACGGGTGAGAAACCGTATCAGTGTGACGTGTGTGGGAAGGGATTTAAAACATTGTCTGAGGTGAAACAGCACCGGATCCACCACACCGGAGAGAAACCCTTCTGGTGTCACCAGTGTGACAAACGTTTCGTCACCAAGCAGGCTCTCCAGACCCACCAGGTCATCCACTCAGACCTGAAACCGTTCATCTGCGGCGAGTGCGGAGAAGCCTTCAAGCTGGCCGTCTCCCTGAGGCGCCACCAACGAGTTCACGCCGGGTATCAGTGTGACGCCTGCGGGGAGATATTCGCCACGGCGCTGATCCGAGCCAATCACAAGCGCAGCCACAAGTGGCTGGACGTGCTGCAGCGCAACTGGCGTCTCCGGAAGCTCCAGATGATGTCCGCCGGACACGGTGTGGTTCCAGGACAGACTGGACCACCCAGGGATCTAGCTGTGAAAAGAGACTGGACTGAGTCATGA
- the LOC102238346 gene encoding gastrula zinc finger protein XlCGF7.1-like isoform X2 has product MESRDQNRDQNQDQDQDQDQDQDQDQDRDQNQDQDQDQDQDRDQNQDQDQLSCSPFRWKKKRKGKARSKGHRCLLCSKTFQSAERLKAHQIVHSEERPHICSDCGASFKVLNSLKLHQRIHTGEKPYGCVECGASFSVSSSLKKHQRLHTGEKPYKCDECGKCFAESSALTVHRRTHTGEKPYQCDVCGKGFKTLSEVKQHRIHHTGEKPFWCHQCDKRFVTKQALQTHQVIHSDLKPFICGECGEAFKLAVSLRRHQRVHAGYQCDACGEIFATALIRANHKRSHKWLDVLQRNWRLRKLQMMSAGHGVVPGQTGPPRDLAVKRDWTES; this is encoded by the exons ATGGAGAGTCGGGACCAGAACCgcgaccagaaccaggaccaggaccaggaccaggaccaagaccaggaccaggaccaggaccgcgaccagaaccaggaccaagaccaggaccaggaccaggaccgcgaccagaaccaggaccaagACCAGCTCTCCTGCTCTCCTTTTAGGTGGAAGAAG AAACGTAAAGGGAAAGCGAGGTCAAAGGGTCACCGCTGTCTGCTGTGTAGTAAAACCTTCCAGTCAGCTGAGAGGCTGAAGGCCCACCAGATCGTCCACAGTGAGGAGAGACCACACATCTGCAGCGACTGCGGCGCCTCCTTCAAGGTGTTGAACTCCCTGAAGCTCCATCAGCGGATTCACACCGGAGAAAAACCGTACGGCTGTGTGGAGTGCGGAGCGTCCTTCTCCGTGTCCAGCAGTCTGAAGAAACACCAGCGGCTGCACACGGGAGAGAAACCCTACAAGTGTGACGAGTGTGGGAAGTGTTTCGCTGAGTCCAGCGCCTTGACGGTCCACAGACGCACACACACGGGTGAGAAACCGTATCAGTGTGACGTGTGTGGGAAGGGATTTAAAACATTGTCTGAGGTGAAACAGCACCGGATCCACCACACCGGAGAGAAACCCTTCTGGTGTCACCAGTGTGACAAACGTTTCGTCACCAAGCAGGCTCTCCAGACCCACCAGGTCATCCACTCAGACCTGAAACCGTTCATCTGCGGCGAGTGCGGAGAAGCCTTCAAGCTGGCCGTCTCCCTGAGGCGCCACCAACGAGTTCACGCCGGGTATCAGTGTGACGCCTGCGGGGAGATATTCGCCACGGCGCTGATCCGAGCCAATCACAAGCGCAGCCACAAGTGGCTGGACGTGCTGCAGCGCAACTGGCGTCTCCGGAAGCTCCAGATGATGTCCGCCGGACACGGTGTGGTTCCAGGACAGACTGGACCACCCAGGGATCTAGCTGTGAAAAGAGACTGGACTGAGTCATGA
- the LOC102236791 gene encoding tubulin polymerization-promoting protein family member 3-like, which translates to MAVSSDAEPLFVAFKRFSVYGDTKASGRELTGKAWAKLCKDCRVIDGKSVTGTDVDIVFSKVKQRSARVITYKEFQQALEELAPKRFKGQSKEAALQSIHKLVEGQEPTNVGVTKVAKTATVDRLTDTSRYTGSHKERFDDSGRGKGREGREDLVEHTGYVNAYKDAGTYDSKVKDADK; encoded by the exons ATGGCGGTCAGTTCAGACGCGGAGCCGCTCTTCGTGGCCTTCAAGAGGTTCTCCGTCTACGGAGACACGAAGGCGAGCGGCAGGGAGCTGACCGGGAAGGCCTGGGCCAAGCTGTGCAAGGACTGCCGGGTCATTGACGGGAAGAGCGTCACCGGCACCGACGTGGACATCGTCTTCTCCAAAGTGAA ACAGAGGTCAGCTCGGGTCATCACCTACAAGGAGTTCCAGCAGGCGCTGGAAGAACTGGCTCCCAAGAGGTTCAAAGGTCAAAGTAAAGAGGCGGCGCTGCAGTCCATTCACAAGCTGGTGGAGGGCCAAGAGCCGACCAACGTCGGCGTGACG AAAGTGGCGAAGACGGCAACGGTGGACCGTCTGACGGACACGTCCCGCTACACCGGCTCCCACAAGGAGCGCTTCGACGACAGCGGCCGGGGCAAAGGCCGCGAAGGCCGCGAAGACCTGGTGGAGCACACGGGCTACGTGAACGCGTACAAGGACGCCGGAACGTACGACAGCAAGGTGAAGGACGCCGACAAGTGA